One genomic segment of Sanyastnella coralliicola includes these proteins:
- the lpdA gene encoding dihydrolipoyl dehydrogenase has protein sequence MKYDVIVLGSGPGGYVAAIRASQLGHKVAIIERESLGGICLNWGCIPTKALLKSAQVFDYINHAADYGIKVAGQEVQFGDMVKRSRGVADGMSKGIQFLMKKNKIDVIMGTGKLKAGKKIDVTDDKGAVAEYSADHIIIATGARSRVLPNLPQDGKKIIGYREAMTMAKQPKSMVVVGSGAIGVEFANFYNTIGTEVTIVEYMPNIVPVEDQEVSKQLERSFKKQGITIKTNAEVTSVDTKGSGCKVTVKTKKGEEVIEADVVLSAVGVVSNIENIGLEDVGIATDKGKIMVNDFYQTNIPGYYAIGDCVPGPALAHVASAEGIICVEKISGMNVEGLDYENIPGCTYCAPEVASVGMTEQQAKDKGIDIKVGKFPFSASGKASAAGHKDGFVKLIFDAKYGELLGGHMIGAGVTEMIAEIVAVRKLETTGHELIKTVHPHPTMSEAVMEAAAAAYDEVIHI, from the coding sequence ATGAAATACGACGTTATAGTATTAGGAAGCGGACCTGGCGGTTATGTTGCTGCCATTCGTGCTTCACAACTAGGTCACAAAGTAGCGATCATCGAACGTGAATCTCTTGGAGGAATCTGTTTGAACTGGGGATGTATCCCAACCAAAGCGTTACTGAAGAGTGCCCAAGTATTCGACTATATCAATCATGCAGCAGATTACGGTATCAAAGTAGCCGGACAAGAAGTTCAGTTTGGCGATATGGTGAAGCGTAGTCGCGGTGTAGCTGACGGCATGAGCAAAGGAATCCAGTTCTTGATGAAGAAGAATAAGATCGACGTGATCATGGGTACTGGAAAGCTCAAGGCTGGGAAGAAGATCGACGTAACTGACGATAAAGGAGCAGTAGCTGAATACAGTGCTGACCATATCATCATCGCTACAGGTGCACGTTCACGTGTTCTTCCAAATCTACCTCAAGACGGAAAGAAAATCATCGGTTACCGCGAAGCTATGACCATGGCGAAGCAGCCGAAATCAATGGTTGTTGTTGGTTCAGGTGCCATCGGAGTGGAGTTCGCGAACTTCTACAACACGATTGGAACTGAAGTGACCATCGTTGAATACATGCCAAACATTGTTCCTGTTGAAGATCAGGAAGTGAGCAAGCAGCTTGAGCGTTCGTTCAAGAAGCAAGGCATCACCATCAAGACCAATGCAGAAGTAACTTCAGTTGACACGAAGGGTAGCGGATGCAAGGTTACGGTGAAGACGAAGAAAGGAGAAGAAGTGATTGAAGCTGATGTTGTCTTGAGTGCGGTTGGTGTTGTTTCAAACATCGAGAATATCGGACTTGAAGATGTTGGTATCGCTACTGACAAAGGCAAAATCATGGTGAACGATTTCTACCAGACAAACATCCCTGGCTACTACGCTATTGGTGATTGTGTTCCTGGTCCGGCTTTGGCACACGTCGCTAGCGCGGAAGGAATTATCTGTGTAGAGAAAATCTCTGGAATGAACGTGGAAGGTCTTGATTACGAAAACATCCCAGGTTGTACTTACTGTGCTCCTGAGGTGGCTTCTGTAGGAATGACTGAGCAACAGGCGAAAGACAAGGGCATCGACATTAAAGTTGGTAAGTTCCCGTTCTCAGCATCAGGTAAAGCGAGCGCTGCCGGACATAAAGACGGTTTTGTAAAACTGATCTTTGATGCGAAATACGGAGAGCTCCTTGGTGGTCACATGATCGGAGCTGGTGTCACAGAGATGATTGCAGAAATCGTTGCCGTGCGCAAGCTTGAAACTACAGGTCATGAGTTGATCAAAACAGTTCACCCTCACCCAACAATGAGTGAAGCGGTAATGGAAGCAGCTGCTGCTGCTTATGACGAAGTGATCCACATCTAA
- a CDS encoding phosphatase PAP2 family protein, whose amino-acid sequence MCRILLVLSLMLSFASAEAQFTRYSKGTRNNMTLIGVPLALSGQLTQGRVTPLTMEEIAKLREREFNRFDRWSIHPINYNADKISDFFVLTSLALPAAAIPAMNTDQAVNGMHLYLQAAMANYFLMTFTKGLAHRPRPYVFEGSTPSDILTDREATISFYSGHTSTASTFSFLAASLIQQYSGSRTIRTLGWVTAIAVPAVVGYLRMRAGKHWYTDVLVGYASGAMIGMGIPLLHSNDRKLR is encoded by the coding sequence ATGTGCCGAATTCTTCTTGTACTTAGCCTTATGCTTTCTTTCGCTAGCGCGGAAGCTCAGTTCACCCGTTACAGCAAGGGAACTCGGAACAACATGACCCTGATTGGAGTGCCTTTAGCACTCAGTGGTCAGCTCACACAAGGCAGAGTGACCCCATTAACGATGGAGGAAATAGCGAAGCTCAGAGAACGAGAGTTCAATCGCTTCGATCGATGGTCAATCCACCCCATCAACTACAACGCTGATAAAATCTCAGACTTCTTTGTTCTAACGAGTTTGGCGCTGCCAGCTGCCGCCATCCCAGCCATGAATACTGACCAGGCTGTCAATGGAATGCACTTGTATCTACAAGCCGCCATGGCGAACTACTTTCTGATGACCTTCACTAAAGGACTAGCCCATCGTCCAAGACCTTATGTATTTGAAGGAAGCACCCCAAGTGACATTCTAACTGATCGAGAAGCAACCATTAGCTTCTACAGCGGACATACCAGCACTGCTTCCACGTTCTCATTTCTGGCCGCTTCATTGATTCAACAATACAGCGGTTCACGAACAATTAGAACCTTAGGCTGGGTAACAGCGATAGCTGTTCCAGCCGTGGTTGGTTATCTACGAATGCGTGCTGGGAAACACTGGTACACCGATGTACTGGTGGGCTATGCTTCTGGTGCGATGATTGGAATGGGTATCCCCCTACTTCATAGCAACGACCGAAAGTTGAGATAA
- a CDS encoding helix-turn-helix transcriptional regulator — protein sequence MSHIGRNIKKIRSVKGLSQEQFANIINVKRASIGAYEEGRAEPKIPAIMEIANHFGISIDDLLTKELTVNDLYRFDIFRDDLQQFGANNLLPSRDVTDLLQIPFISIGEREDLLKSADVPRFLGSLPALCLPLSKGRSYIALEFGADDAPGVLGQGEIAIASSIDLDDVLNHEGRAAFLIQTEKDIGCFRVLRHRIREWRLNSYAENQVVRIVDQKLIKQAWRVESVITKNVSRHLHSGLDSYDMESRLKALEAALAKKS from the coding sequence ATGTCGCACATTGGTAGGAATATAAAGAAGATTAGATCGGTAAAAGGACTGAGTCAAGAGCAGTTTGCTAATATTATTAACGTGAAGCGAGCTTCTATCGGGGCGTACGAGGAGGGAAGGGCTGAACCCAAGATTCCTGCCATCATGGAAATAGCGAATCACTTCGGGATCTCCATTGATGACCTATTGACCAAGGAATTAACGGTAAACGACCTGTATCGCTTCGATATTTTCCGCGATGATCTGCAGCAATTTGGTGCCAATAACCTGCTTCCTTCGCGTGATGTGACAGATCTATTGCAAATCCCATTCATTTCGATCGGCGAGAGAGAAGATTTATTGAAATCTGCTGATGTCCCGCGTTTTCTCGGGTCCCTACCGGCGCTCTGTCTTCCGCTATCAAAAGGACGTTCGTACATAGCTCTTGAGTTCGGCGCAGATGATGCACCTGGTGTCTTGGGTCAGGGTGAAATCGCCATCGCTTCTTCCATTGACTTAGACGATGTTCTTAATCACGAAGGGCGTGCGGCCTTCCTTATACAGACGGAAAAGGATATCGGTTGTTTCCGCGTGCTTCGACACCGTATTCGTGAGTGGCGATTGAATTCATATGCGGAAAACCAGGTGGTTCGCATCGTAGATCAGAAACTCATCAAGCAGGCATGGAGAGTTGAATCTGTCATTACTAAAAATGTTAGTAGACACCTACATAGTGGATTGGACTCGTATGATATGGAGTCTCGTTTGAAAGCGCTAGAAGCGGCCTTGGCTAAAAAGAGTTGA
- a CDS encoding YbjN domain-containing protein, giving the protein MSDHFDKIKEYISELNYSIVTEDHASGIFMIENENYGVKNVVLCVADPILIIEQFLFELNDPNEYILKDLLMKNRDIVHGAFCLDSTGEKVIFRDTLQVSTLDLNELESTLNSLALLLTEYSDQLIEYAKH; this is encoded by the coding sequence ATGTCAGACCATTTCGACAAGATCAAAGAGTACATCTCGGAGTTAAACTATTCCATCGTTACGGAAGACCATGCCTCTGGAATATTCATGATCGAAAACGAGAACTACGGTGTGAAGAATGTAGTGCTGTGTGTAGCAGATCCTATTCTCATCATCGAGCAATTCTTGTTCGAACTTAATGACCCGAATGAGTACATCTTGAAAGATCTACTCATGAAGAACCGTGATATCGTACACGGAGCATTCTGTCTGGATAGCACAGGTGAGAAAGTAATCTTCAGAGACACCCTTCAAGTATCTACCCTAGACTTGAATGAACTTGAAAGCACTTTGAACTCGCTTGCCTTACTCCTCACAGAGTACTCTGACCAACTCATTGAATACGCAAAACATTAA
- a CDS encoding PspA/IM30 family protein translates to MNIFRRLFKIGKAEAHSAVDKLEDPIKMTEQGIRDLKEDLDKAVQALAEVKALAIRARNDVESETEKAKDYENKAMMLLQQAQKGELDPAEADRLATNALVKKEECVAQVARAKQDQEKFENHANTMDSNIKRLKSQISHYENELKTLKARVKVSSATKNINKQMADIDSSSTVSMLERMKEKVAQEEALAESYGELAKESRSIDDEIDKALEGASEAQASEALEALKKKMGLEGGDTGESTES, encoded by the coding sequence ATGAATATTTTTCGTCGCCTATTTAAGATCGGAAAAGCGGAAGCCCACTCAGCGGTTGATAAGCTGGAGGATCCGATCAAAATGACAGAACAAGGGATCCGCGACCTGAAAGAAGACCTCGACAAAGCCGTTCAGGCCTTGGCCGAAGTAAAAGCGCTAGCTATTCGCGCTCGTAACGACGTTGAAAGCGAAACAGAAAAAGCGAAAGACTACGAGAACAAAGCCATGATGCTACTTCAACAAGCGCAGAAAGGTGAACTCGATCCTGCTGAAGCTGATCGCCTTGCGACTAACGCCTTGGTAAAGAAAGAAGAGTGCGTAGCTCAAGTAGCACGCGCAAAACAAGACCAAGAGAAGTTTGAGAATCACGCGAACACGATGGACTCAAACATCAAGCGCCTCAAGAGCCAGATCTCTCACTATGAGAACGAACTCAAAACGCTGAAAGCACGCGTGAAGGTCTCTTCAGCTACAAAGAACATTAACAAACAAATGGCCGATATCGATTCATCGAGCACAGTGTCAATGCTGGAGCGAATGAAAGAGAAGGTGGCTCAAGAAGAAGCCCTAGCTGAAAGCTATGGTGAACTCGCCAAAGAGTCACGCTCGATTGATGATGAAATCGACAAGGCTCTTGAAGGTGCGTCTGAAGCTCAAGCCTCTGAAGCACTGGAAGCACTTAAAAAGAAAATGGGACTCGAAGGCGGTGACACCGGTGAGTCTACTGAATCATAA
- a CDS encoding OB-fold-containig protein gives MLEFFNTVFSPANVISSGLLMLVVVYWITVMLGAVDLDFLDFDIDIDGDVDMDADVDQGGLLWLNHILTFFNLGKIPFMVWLSFLSLPLWLLHVNANNLLGIESFLFGLITFLPALIVGLFIAKFATWPFVGLFNKLEEGTKEKVILGKVGTVIINATHDSRGQAEVESAGSYLMLYIVTRKGVEVKKGDKVLFIQEIEGTDDYLIEPYFD, from the coding sequence ATGCTCGAATTCTTTAACACGGTATTTAGTCCTGCGAACGTCATTTCATCTGGCCTCCTGATGCTGGTTGTGGTCTACTGGATCACAGTTATGCTCGGAGCCGTTGACCTAGACTTCCTTGACTTCGACATCGACATAGATGGAGACGTTGATATGGATGCCGATGTAGACCAAGGTGGTCTACTCTGGCTGAACCACATATTGACCTTCTTCAATCTGGGTAAGATCCCATTCATGGTGTGGCTAAGTTTCTTGTCACTTCCGTTATGGCTCTTGCATGTCAATGCCAACAACCTCCTCGGAATCGAGTCTTTTCTTTTTGGGTTGATCACCTTCCTCCCTGCACTGATTGTAGGATTGTTCATTGCCAAATTTGCCACTTGGCCCTTCGTTGGCCTCTTCAATAAGCTTGAAGAAGGAACCAAAGAAAAAGTCATCCTCGGTAAAGTAGGAACGGTGATTATTAACGCCACGCATGATTCCCGCGGTCAAGCGGAAGTTGAATCAGCTGGCAGCTATCTCATGCTCTACATCGTGACCAGAAAAGGTGTAGAGGTGAAGAAAGGTGACAAAGTGCTTTTCATCCAAGAGATCGAAGGCACCGACGATTACCTGATCGAACCCTATTTTGATTAA
- a CDS encoding SPFH domain-containing protein translates to MEFFQNSLFTGLIIGVFIIFGIIFLASRLYKKTKQGQALVRTGIGGIKVSFNGLTVIPVFQRLEVMDISLKTIMIHRHGNEGLICQDNMRADIKVTFFVRVNEKIEDVKKVAQSVGCVRASSKEALEQLFDAKFSEALKTVGKKFNFVDLYNQRDEFRKEIVNLIGTDLNGYVLDDCAIDYLEQTPLSALDENNILDSEGIKKIRELTANQKIKANHILRDKEKTIKQQDVEAREAILEMERQLAETEERQNREVQSIKAREGAEILKVQEEERLKAEKARIQTEEELQVAEENKLRQIVVAAKNKERTDAVETERVEKDRLLEVNERERVVTLAQIDKEKSIEIERKNIQEVIRERVAIQKSVVDEEERIKDTRAFAEADRMKKVAVTKSEEEAEAELVKAIKSAEAQKQAAEHKARQLLIEAEAEQASAAQRAEAIKTLAEADAAKHAAQGIAEAQVMEAKADAREKQGEAEASVLEAQALAEAKGIEAKSNAQAEADLKIGEASAEVDRKRGFAEAEVIQKIAEADKEKGLAEALVAGEKYTVDAQGIEAKAEAMKKLDGVGKEHEEFKLRLEKDKEVELASINIQAEIAEAQAEVLGTALENAKIDIVGGENVFFDKIVGAISNGKATDRLVDNSNVLSDVRRQLLGSGDEDGFIANLKEMAIAGGISAEGIRDLSVAALIAQLIMRESDPNKQSLLEALLGRANDLGLANKSLGDL, encoded by the coding sequence ATGGAATTTTTCCAAAACTCCCTCTTCACAGGGTTGATAATTGGGGTATTTATAATTTTCGGTATAATATTCCTTGCCAGCCGTTTATATAAGAAGACAAAACAAGGACAGGCCCTTGTCCGCACAGGAATTGGTGGAATTAAGGTGTCATTTAACGGCCTCACTGTCATTCCGGTTTTCCAACGACTGGAAGTAATGGACATCTCTCTAAAGACCATTATGATTCACCGTCATGGAAACGAAGGATTGATCTGCCAGGACAACATGCGTGCAGACATCAAGGTGACTTTCTTCGTTCGTGTGAACGAAAAAATCGAAGACGTAAAGAAAGTAGCTCAGTCAGTGGGTTGTGTTCGCGCTTCGAGCAAAGAGGCCCTCGAACAACTTTTTGACGCCAAGTTCTCGGAAGCCCTGAAGACGGTCGGTAAGAAGTTCAACTTTGTGGATCTCTACAATCAACGTGATGAGTTCCGCAAAGAAATTGTTAACCTTATTGGAACTGACTTAAATGGGTACGTCCTAGATGACTGTGCGATTGACTACCTCGAGCAGACACCGCTTTCAGCTCTTGATGAGAACAACATTCTCGATTCAGAGGGTATCAAGAAGATTCGCGAGCTCACAGCGAACCAGAAGATCAAGGCGAACCACATTCTTCGCGACAAAGAGAAAACGATCAAGCAACAAGACGTTGAAGCGCGTGAGGCGATTCTAGAAATGGAACGTCAGCTCGCTGAAACAGAAGAACGCCAGAATCGTGAAGTACAATCGATCAAGGCCCGCGAAGGCGCAGAGATCTTGAAGGTTCAAGAAGAAGAGCGTTTGAAGGCTGAAAAGGCACGAATTCAAACCGAAGAAGAGCTACAAGTAGCAGAAGAAAACAAGCTACGCCAGATTGTAGTGGCAGCTAAGAATAAGGAACGTACTGACGCGGTTGAAACAGAACGCGTAGAGAAAGATCGTCTACTTGAAGTCAACGAACGTGAACGCGTAGTGACACTTGCACAGATTGATAAAGAGAAATCGATTGAAATTGAACGCAAGAACATTCAAGAAGTGATTCGTGAACGCGTGGCCATCCAGAAGAGTGTGGTCGACGAAGAAGAGCGTATCAAGGATACTCGTGCATTCGCTGAGGCTGATCGTATGAAGAAAGTAGCAGTGACCAAATCTGAAGAAGAGGCGGAAGCTGAACTAGTGAAGGCGATCAAGTCTGCGGAAGCACAGAAACAAGCGGCAGAACACAAAGCACGTCAATTACTCATCGAAGCGGAGGCTGAGCAAGCAAGTGCTGCGCAACGCGCTGAAGCCATCAAAACATTGGCTGAAGCAGATGCTGCGAAGCACGCAGCTCAAGGTATTGCCGAAGCTCAAGTTATGGAAGCCAAGGCTGACGCCCGCGAGAAGCAAGGTGAAGCTGAAGCATCTGTTCTAGAAGCACAAGCTCTCGCTGAAGCAAAAGGAATCGAAGCGAAATCAAATGCGCAGGCAGAAGCTGATCTGAAGATTGGTGAGGCCTCTGCAGAAGTAGACCGCAAACGCGGATTCGCAGAAGCTGAAGTGATTCAAAAGATCGCGGAAGCCGATAAAGAGAAAGGACTCGCAGAAGCACTGGTTGCTGGTGAGAAGTACACAGTCGACGCTCAAGGTATCGAGGCGAAAGCCGAAGCCATGAAGAAGCTCGATGGTGTCGGGAAAGAACACGAAGAGTTCAAGCTACGTCTCGAGAAAGACAAAGAAGTGGAATTGGCAAGCATCAATATCCAAGCAGAAATTGCCGAAGCGCAAGCTGAAGTATTGGGTACAGCCCTTGAAAATGCCAAGATTGATATCGTCGGTGGTGAAAACGTATTCTTCGATAAGATCGTTGGAGCTATCTCAAACGGGAAAGCCACAGACCGTTTGGTAGACAATTCGAATGTCTTGAGTGATGTACGGCGTCAACTGCTCGGTTCTGGAGATGAAGATGGCTTCATCGCCAACCTGAAAGAAATGGCTATTGCCGGAGGAATCTCTGCTGAAGGAATCCGCGACCTGAGTGTTGCTGCCTTGATTGCACAACTGATCATGCGCGAATCGGACCCAAATAAGCAGTCGCTCCTAGAAGCCCTTCTTGGAAGAGCCAATGACCTTGGTTTGGCAAACAAGTCGTTAGGAGACCTTTAA